The following are from one region of the Streptomyces fradiae genome:
- a CDS encoding DUF262 domain-containing protein gives MQKLEAHEMPLHKVFSSDYDFRIPDYQRPYAWEEEQAVQLLTDLAEALDRGTEEPYFLGSLVLVKESGQPRSDVIDGQQRLTTLTILLSVLRDLTAQAELRDALHKLINQPGDPILGRKPQPRLKHRQRDADFFHKYVQTGGAIDTLLALDRTTLATDAQKAVKDNTAALHSELEGWSEERRLGLVRMLGERTFLVVVATPDLESAHRIFSVMNSRGLDLSPTDIFKSQIIGALEDAGESASCARKWEDAEETLGRDDFADLFLHLRMIYEKKRAEGKLLKEFPEQVLGRYLPDRADVFVNDVVVPYAEAYAQIRDVRYEASSGAEQVNAWFKRLQQTDNNDWRPAALWALRNYEHDPAWLDRFLRALERLSASMFIRRVYTTPRVMRYAELLRQLDQGQGLDSPAFELTEAEKAETRARLEGELYLVGKIRKYVLLRVDEVLSEAHGVKYDLPLITVEHVLPQHPPAGSRWTELFDEDQRAHWTHRLGNLVLLNRAKNSAAQNYDFTAKKAKYFTGRSGAVPFALTSQVLQYEDWTPDVLEAQQKTLVDLLVKEWAL, from the coding sequence TGGGAGGAGGAGCAGGCCGTCCAGCTGCTCACCGACCTCGCGGAGGCGCTGGACCGGGGCACCGAGGAGCCGTACTTCCTCGGCTCGCTGGTCCTCGTCAAGGAGAGCGGGCAGCCGAGATCAGACGTCATCGACGGCCAGCAGCGTCTGACCACCCTCACCATCCTGCTGTCGGTCCTGCGTGACCTGACGGCCCAGGCTGAGCTCCGTGACGCCCTGCACAAGCTGATCAACCAGCCCGGTGACCCGATTCTCGGCAGGAAACCTCAGCCGCGGCTGAAGCACCGTCAGCGCGACGCGGACTTCTTCCACAAGTACGTCCAGACCGGCGGCGCCATCGACACGCTGCTCGCCCTGGACAGGACCACGCTGGCGACGGACGCGCAGAAGGCCGTCAAAGACAACACGGCGGCCCTCCACAGTGAGCTGGAGGGCTGGTCCGAGGAGCGCCGCCTCGGCCTGGTCAGGATGCTCGGCGAGCGGACCTTCCTCGTTGTGGTCGCCACCCCCGACCTGGAGAGCGCTCACCGGATCTTCAGCGTGATGAACTCCCGCGGTCTGGATCTTTCCCCCACCGACATCTTCAAATCGCAGATCATCGGAGCTCTGGAGGACGCGGGGGAGTCGGCGAGCTGCGCTCGCAAGTGGGAGGACGCCGAAGAGACTCTGGGCAGGGACGACTTCGCCGACCTCTTCCTCCACCTGCGGATGATCTACGAGAAGAAGCGGGCCGAGGGGAAACTGCTCAAGGAGTTCCCCGAGCAGGTGCTCGGCCGCTACCTCCCAGACAGGGCGGATGTCTTCGTCAACGACGTCGTCGTCCCGTATGCCGAGGCGTACGCCCAGATTCGCGACGTGCGCTACGAGGCTTCGTCCGGCGCGGAACAGGTCAACGCCTGGTTCAAGCGGCTCCAACAGACCGACAACAACGACTGGCGGCCGGCCGCGCTGTGGGCGCTGCGCAACTACGAGCACGACCCGGCGTGGCTCGACCGCTTCCTGCGCGCGCTGGAACGCCTGTCCGCCAGCATGTTCATCCGCCGCGTGTACACCACCCCGCGCGTGATGCGCTACGCGGAACTGCTCCGCCAGCTCGACCAGGGCCAGGGCCTGGACTCGCCCGCGTTCGAACTCACGGAGGCCGAGAAGGCCGAGACCCGCGCCCGGCTCGAAGGCGAGCTGTACCTCGTGGGCAAGATCCGCAAGTACGTGCTGCTCCGTGTCGACGAGGTGCTCTCCGAGGCCCACGGTGTGAAGTACGACCTGCCGCTCATCACCGTCGAGCATGTGCTGCCGCAGCACCCGCCGGCCGGTTCGCGGTGGACGGAGCTGTTCGACGAGGACCAGCGCGCGCACTGGACCCATCGGCTCGGCAACCTGGTCCTGCTGAACCGGGCGAAGAACTCCGCCGCGCAGAACTACGACTTCACCGCGAAGAAGGCCAAGTACTTCACCGGCCGCAGCGGTGCGGTTCCCTTCGCCCTGACCAGCCAGGTGCTCCAGTACGAGGACTGGACGCCGGACGTGCTGGAGGCCCAGCAGAAGACGCTGGTCGACCTCCTGGTCAAGGAGTGGGCCCTGTGA
- a CDS encoding AAA family ATPase — translation MTDQPSASLRALLLTRLDESGLAPKVRELLRELLPDERAGGGSGRADPVQLRSITAGGWRGIGPRTTLELPPGPGLVVVAGPNGSGKSSFAEAAETAITGLNSRWDGRRAGDWQKGWRNLHSPDVTPEVAVELTVGEHGEAVTVRRTWFGTKVTEARTRVEGADGSERKPAEVIDPEALDLARPFLPYSELGSMINGTLGGLHDAFFKLLGLELLAEFDGRVKDAASECDQVIKRADALTAELLTELAALDDPRAREAVQALSGSTRAPDRVRALLEGRDPATDSGLARLRQYAGLDELDLREVGAVVERLRDAAAHAEDARYGRAEEARRLAGLLEAALEQQRRSRTTDCPVCGAEQRLDRAWAERTRAEVERLRAEAEDAAAARQKVADAVRAAHGLVQPVPVWLRGESSPFASVWQEWAQCRDVAHPRELADRIERAATALDEACRQMREDAARRLAEHDGVWQPTAVRLAEWLGAEEAAESARERRKHARTARTWLRPIIDELRDERLGPFAQRSQEVWRQLCEHSSVTLGSVTLAGTPGRGRVELDVSVDEMSAPAYSVMSQGELHSLALSLFLPRATHAASPFGFLVIDDPVQSMDPEKVEGLARVLDACARDRQVIVFTHDTRLQQAIAHLGIEATVLRVTRQTNSVVGVETLTDPVDQALAEARAVSLDPGLPQEVADHVLPAMCRVAVEAACLETARRRLRDEQGLSLRAVEERVGSLERTKTYVSLALVGDARQPAREALERIHPGGWALIEAFNSGSHAPLPTVDDRKSLVRRTTALAKAIRSAAGTQGSGGVR, via the coding sequence ATGACCGATCAGCCCTCCGCCTCTCTGCGCGCCCTTCTCCTCACCCGCCTGGACGAATCCGGCCTTGCGCCGAAGGTGCGGGAGCTGCTGCGCGAGCTGCTCCCCGACGAGCGGGCCGGTGGCGGCAGTGGACGCGCCGATCCCGTACAGCTGCGGTCCATCACCGCGGGCGGCTGGCGCGGCATCGGGCCGCGGACCACGCTCGAACTGCCGCCGGGGCCCGGCCTGGTCGTCGTCGCGGGGCCCAACGGCTCGGGCAAGTCGAGCTTCGCCGAGGCCGCCGAGACCGCGATCACGGGACTCAACTCCCGGTGGGACGGGCGGCGGGCCGGCGACTGGCAGAAGGGCTGGCGCAACCTGCACAGCCCCGACGTCACGCCCGAGGTCGCCGTCGAGCTCACCGTCGGCGAGCACGGTGAGGCCGTCACCGTGCGGCGGACCTGGTTCGGGACCAAGGTCACCGAAGCCCGGACCAGGGTCGAGGGGGCCGACGGCTCCGAGCGGAAGCCGGCCGAGGTCATCGACCCGGAGGCGCTCGACCTGGCCCGGCCCTTCCTGCCGTACAGCGAACTCGGCTCGATGATCAACGGCACCCTCGGTGGGCTGCACGACGCCTTCTTCAAGCTCCTCGGGCTCGAACTGCTCGCGGAGTTCGACGGCCGGGTCAAGGACGCGGCGAGCGAGTGCGACCAGGTGATCAAGCGGGCCGACGCACTCACCGCAGAGCTCCTCACCGAGCTGGCCGCGCTCGACGACCCCCGGGCCCGCGAGGCCGTGCAGGCCCTGTCGGGAAGCACGCGCGCCCCCGACCGGGTGCGGGCCCTCCTTGAGGGCCGCGACCCGGCGACCGACTCCGGGCTGGCCCGGCTGCGGCAGTACGCCGGTCTCGACGAACTGGACCTGCGGGAGGTCGGCGCGGTCGTCGAGCGGCTGCGGGACGCCGCCGCGCACGCCGAGGACGCCCGGTACGGCCGGGCCGAGGAGGCCCGTCGCCTGGCCGGCCTCCTTGAGGCGGCGCTGGAGCAGCAGCGGCGCTCGCGGACCACGGACTGCCCGGTCTGCGGCGCGGAGCAGCGGCTCGACCGGGCGTGGGCCGAACGGACCCGCGCCGAGGTGGAGCGGCTCCGGGCGGAGGCCGAGGACGCCGCGGCGGCCCGGCAGAAGGTGGCGGACGCGGTGCGGGCCGCCCATGGCCTCGTCCAGCCGGTTCCGGTGTGGCTGAGAGGAGAGTCGTCCCCGTTCGCGTCGGTGTGGCAGGAGTGGGCGCAGTGCAGGGACGTGGCCCATCCCCGGGAGCTGGCGGACCGCATCGAGCGCGCCGCGACCGCCCTCGACGAGGCCTGCCGGCAGATGCGGGAGGATGCCGCCCGCCGGCTCGCCGAGCACGACGGTGTCTGGCAGCCGACGGCCGTGCGGCTCGCGGAGTGGCTGGGCGCGGAGGAGGCTGCCGAGAGCGCCCGCGAGCGGCGCAAGCACGCGCGCACGGCCCGCACCTGGCTGCGGCCGATCATCGACGAGCTGCGCGACGAGCGGCTGGGGCCCTTCGCCCAGCGCTCCCAGGAGGTGTGGCGGCAGCTGTGCGAGCACAGCAGTGTCACGCTCGGCTCCGTCACGCTCGCCGGTACCCCCGGGCGTGGCAGGGTCGAACTGGACGTCTCCGTGGACGAGATGTCGGCCCCCGCCTACAGCGTGATGAGCCAGGGCGAGCTGCACTCCCTCGCGCTCTCCCTGTTCCTGCCCCGCGCCACCCACGCGGCCAGCCCCTTCGGCTTCCTCGTGATCGACGACCCGGTGCAGTCCATGGACCCCGAGAAGGTGGAAGGCCTGGCCCGGGTCCTGGACGCCTGCGCCCGCGACCGGCAAGTGATCGTGTTCACCCACGACACCCGGCTCCAGCAGGCCATCGCCCACCTCGGCATCGAGGCGACCGTCCTGCGCGTCACCCGTCAGACCAATTCGGTGGTGGGCGTGGAGACCCTCACCGACCCGGTGGACCAGGCCCTCGCGGAAGCGCGGGCCGTCTCCCTCGACCCGGGTCTGCCGCAGGAAGTGGCCGACCATGTCCTCCCCGCGATGTGCCGGGTGGCGGTCGAGGCCGCCTGTCTGGAGACCGCGCGCCGCAGGCTGCGCGACGAGCAGGGGTTGAGCCTGCGGGCCGTGGAGGAGCGGGTCGGCTCCCTGGAGCGCACCAAGACGTACGTGTCCCTTGCCCTGGTGGGTGACGCGCGGCAGCCCGCCCGCGAGGCCCTTGAGCGGATCCACCCCGGCGGCTGGGCGCTGATCGAGGCCTTCAACTCCGGCTCGCACGCGCCCCTTCCGACGGTCGACGACCGCAAGAGTCTGGTGCGTCGCACCACGGCGCTCGCCAAGGCCATCCGGAGCGCCGCGGGAACGCAGGGTTCCGGAGGTGTCCGATGA
- a CDS encoding DUF2786 domain-containing protein yields MTYNREDGPSAVEFRQAREEWIEGRIQDLADLLEAAGPDLYELLPADLGEPRLAAAVTVARVAADEARTQPVAETARWLERLIPGGHRHDLAGAARALRSRLATWGEPAVWSWSATAWEEMALWWWRRHQPRTGDPARDFAEWRSRWSAEIPWNGDIDEPEQAPRRHGRALLTPTEFFAAEPEPLRLLAHAVLRSPRTVAAVEDAVLLREEHLQSAGHLRWLAEQQACVDQLEAWRRAQQETGTEATRGFLAELSEAAKRYATLVLQPVVEALFAGERALLDGSRPGAHRNAADYLDVFLDWQVQSDEDAWRDDVPSADVAWQARDHRERGETTWQGIRGSVPVWYHIVTSPQEKAAALAYSGRPSASVVRVRTGDDDVTVQGLSLFEGLFDEADESADWYPDPGIDVPYDPDSAFDLCALLALAHLGHARLEFLTVHSDGAVRTLRSVRALIREDDVKAYRRWALAALTDLAPDPEDLVDLIARDERVSEDEWSEDEWGETDGLGGADPGAGPDGAPSPEQEAPSSVRRTAGGSLPPELLGKVKALLRKAEDQAATEEEARAFLAKATELMAKYGIEQAMLDDLDAPAGPLDKVVEVHPPYAKEMRRLLSWIAEVMRCRSVYPGGKANRLRVHLFGFESDIQASEVLFASLRLQMLDGADRADRLYRPAGEDARAYKRSWMLGFIREVTDRVKAAQEAARAAAEQEQETAEGAGRAARSVALVLADRSTVVDARLNDRYPKLGKTRPTKFKGTGYRQGRVDGRRADISGQTIVPDTRTEQLVG; encoded by the coding sequence ATGACGTACAACCGCGAGGACGGACCCTCGGCGGTCGAGTTCCGGCAGGCGCGTGAGGAGTGGATCGAAGGCAGGATCCAGGACCTTGCCGACCTGCTGGAGGCCGCCGGTCCGGACCTGTACGAGCTGCTGCCGGCGGATCTGGGAGAACCTCGCCTGGCCGCGGCGGTCACCGTGGCCAGGGTGGCCGCGGACGAGGCGCGTACCCAGCCCGTGGCGGAGACCGCCCGTTGGCTCGAGCGCCTGATTCCCGGCGGGCACCGCCACGACCTGGCGGGAGCGGCCCGGGCACTCCGTTCGCGGCTGGCGACCTGGGGTGAGCCGGCCGTCTGGTCGTGGAGCGCCACGGCATGGGAGGAGATGGCCCTGTGGTGGTGGCGACGGCATCAGCCGCGCACCGGTGATCCCGCACGGGACTTCGCCGAGTGGCGCTCGCGCTGGTCGGCGGAGATTCCCTGGAACGGGGACATCGACGAGCCCGAGCAGGCACCGCGACGGCATGGCCGTGCCCTCCTCACGCCCACCGAATTCTTCGCAGCAGAACCCGAACCGCTGCGACTCCTGGCCCACGCGGTGCTCAGGTCACCCCGAACGGTCGCCGCCGTCGAGGATGCCGTCCTGCTGCGCGAGGAACATCTCCAGAGCGCGGGGCACCTGAGGTGGCTGGCCGAACAGCAGGCCTGCGTCGACCAGCTCGAAGCGTGGCGCAGAGCTCAGCAGGAAACCGGGACCGAGGCCACACGGGGCTTCCTGGCGGAACTGTCCGAAGCCGCCAAGCGCTACGCCACGCTGGTCCTTCAACCCGTCGTCGAGGCCCTTTTCGCCGGCGAGCGCGCCCTCCTGGACGGCAGTCGGCCGGGCGCGCACCGCAATGCCGCCGACTACCTGGACGTGTTCCTCGACTGGCAGGTGCAGTCTGACGAGGACGCGTGGAGGGACGACGTACCGAGTGCGGACGTGGCGTGGCAGGCCCGGGACCATCGCGAGCGGGGAGAGACGACCTGGCAGGGCATACGGGGCTCCGTACCCGTCTGGTACCACATCGTCACCTCCCCGCAGGAGAAGGCGGCCGCCCTCGCCTACTCGGGCCGGCCGTCGGCCTCCGTCGTCCGCGTCCGGACCGGCGACGATGATGTGACGGTCCAAGGACTCTCTCTGTTCGAGGGATTGTTCGACGAGGCCGACGAGTCGGCGGACTGGTATCCCGATCCCGGTATCGACGTTCCGTACGACCCGGACAGCGCCTTCGACCTGTGCGCGCTGCTCGCCCTTGCGCACCTCGGCCATGCGAGGCTGGAGTTCCTGACGGTCCACTCGGACGGAGCGGTGCGCACCCTGCGATCGGTCCGCGCGCTCATACGCGAGGACGATGTCAAGGCCTACCGGCGCTGGGCCCTGGCCGCGTTGACGGACCTGGCTCCCGACCCGGAGGACCTCGTCGACCTCATCGCGCGGGACGAGCGGGTGAGCGAAGACGAATGGAGCGAGGACGAATGGGGCGAGACCGACGGGCTGGGTGGCGCTGACCCTGGAGCCGGTCCCGACGGTGCTCCCTCTCCCGAGCAGGAAGCCCCTTCCTCCGTTCGCCGCACCGCGGGTGGCAGCCTTCCGCCTGAACTGCTCGGCAAGGTGAAGGCCCTGCTCCGCAAGGCGGAGGACCAGGCGGCCACGGAGGAGGAGGCGCGCGCCTTCCTCGCCAAGGCCACGGAGCTCATGGCGAAGTACGGCATCGAGCAGGCCATGCTCGACGACCTGGACGCACCCGCCGGTCCATTGGACAAGGTGGTCGAGGTCCACCCGCCCTATGCCAAGGAGATGCGGCGGCTGCTCAGCTGGATCGCCGAGGTCATGCGCTGCCGCTCGGTGTACCCCGGAGGCAAGGCGAACCGCCTGCGGGTCCACCTCTTCGGCTTCGAGTCCGACATTCAGGCCAGCGAGGTTCTGTTCGCCAGCCTGCGGCTTCAGATGCTGGACGGAGCGGACCGCGCCGACCGCCTGTACCGGCCGGCGGGGGAGGACGCGCGGGCCTACAAGCGTTCGTGGATGCTCGGGTTCATCCGTGAGGTGACCGACCGGGTCAAGGCCGCGCAGGAGGCGGCACGGGCGGCCGCGGAGCAGGAGCAGGAGACGGCCGAGGGCGCGGGACGCGCGGCGCGCAGTGTGGCCCTGGTCCTCGCGGACCGGTCGACCGTGGTGGACGCACGCCTGAACGACCGCTACCCCAAGCTGGGCAAGACTCGGCCCACGAAGTTCAAGGGGACCGGCTACCGGCAGGGGCGCGTCGACGGCCGGCGAGCCGACATCAGCGGGCAGACCATCGTTCCCGACACGCGTACCGAGCAGCTCGTCGGCTGA
- a CDS encoding ATP-binding protein: MSSTRRGARLARLLATGQLRAWEVSPIVTERAEQIVAELAANATRHGWVPGRDFRVTLALDTASGVLRIAVIDARGDRAPVPVPVPTPEALPEEAESGRGLLLVAALADRWGTEPYPPGGKTVWAELDDRPTTSP, encoded by the coding sequence CTGTCCTCCACCCGCCGTGGCGCACGCCTTGCCCGGCTGCTCGCCACCGGGCAGCTCCGCGCGTGGGAGGTGTCACCCATCGTCACGGAGCGCGCCGAACAGATCGTCGCCGAACTCGCCGCCAACGCGACCCGGCACGGCTGGGTGCCGGGCCGTGACTTCCGTGTCACCCTCGCCCTCGACACCGCGTCCGGTGTCCTCCGTATCGCGGTCATCGACGCCCGGGGCGACCGCGCCCCCGTACCCGTGCCCGTACCCACGCCGGAGGCCCTGCCGGAGGAGGCCGAGTCAGGCCGCGGCCTCCTCCTTGTCGCCGCGCTCGCCGACCGCTGGGGCACCGAGCCCTACCCACCCGGCGGCAAGACCGTCTGGGCGGAACTCGACGACCGTCCCACCACCTCACCGTGA
- a CDS encoding helix-turn-helix domain-containing protein, protein MTAHGDASENDDLAVCEAEREPDPSDSLRTFGAVVQALREHAGLSRVQFGELVRFSKHTVESVELGRRMPDESFVDRAEEATGNTGALKKAAPHLSRGEAGLAAWFRQWARLEKVAVSLCTYECRLVPGLLQSEAYARAVFEGTVPVAPDDQLADYMAKRMERQRMLFERPTTPFSFIVEEHVFRRRFGDEQQMRELYDHVLALSAPRNVTLQIVPFEAGLHACLDGPLQLLETPKGQRLAYSEGQQNGRLISDPKEVSLLHQRYDTLRSQALNAKDSRGLLERLRGEL, encoded by the coding sequence ATGACGGCGCACGGCGACGCGAGCGAGAACGACGACCTTGCGGTCTGCGAGGCGGAACGGGAACCCGACCCCTCGGACAGTCTGCGGACCTTCGGTGCCGTCGTCCAGGCCCTGCGCGAGCACGCGGGGCTCAGCAGGGTCCAGTTCGGAGAACTGGTCCGGTTCTCCAAGCACACCGTGGAGTCGGTGGAGTTGGGGCGGCGGATGCCGGACGAGTCGTTCGTGGACCGGGCGGAGGAGGCGACGGGGAACACAGGGGCGTTGAAGAAGGCGGCGCCGCATCTGAGCCGCGGGGAGGCGGGGCTTGCGGCCTGGTTCCGGCAGTGGGCGCGGCTGGAGAAGGTGGCGGTGAGCCTGTGTACGTACGAGTGCCGGCTGGTGCCGGGCCTTCTGCAGTCGGAGGCGTATGCGAGGGCGGTGTTCGAGGGCACCGTGCCCGTGGCGCCGGACGACCAGCTGGCGGACTACATGGCCAAGCGCATGGAGCGACAGAGGATGCTGTTCGAGCGCCCGACCACGCCGTTCAGCTTCATCGTCGAGGAGCACGTCTTCCGGCGGCGGTTCGGGGACGAGCAGCAGATGCGGGAGCTGTACGACCATGTGTTGGCGCTCAGTGCGCCTCGGAACGTGACGCTGCAGATCGTGCCGTTCGAGGCGGGGTTGCATGCCTGTCTGGACGGGCCTCTTCAGCTCCTGGAGACCCCGAAGGGACAGCGACTCGCTTACTCCGAAGGTCAGCAGAACGGGCGTCTGATCTCCGATCCGAAAGAGGTGAGTCTGCTCCACCAGCGCTATGACACACTGCGCTCGCAGGCCCTGAACGCCAAGGACTCGCGGGGTCTGCTGGAGCGACTCCGAGGAGAACTATGA
- a CDS encoding DUF397 domain-containing protein: MSTTELAWFKSSYSGSQGDSCVEVAVTEQTVHVRDSKDVTRPDFAVGREGWARFVGFAAEA, encoded by the coding sequence ATGAGCACGACGGAACTGGCCTGGTTCAAGTCCAGCTACAGCGGCAGCCAGGGTGACAGCTGCGTCGAGGTCGCTGTCACCGAGCAGACCGTCCACGTACGCGACTCCAAGGACGTCACCCGCCCCGACTTCGCGGTCGGACGCGAGGGCTGGGCGCGGTTCGTGGGGTTCGCGGCGGAGGCCTGA
- a CDS encoding GTPase domain-containing protein: MSRKCGRACRNTSWMSSPSGSRSARIPSAEKEMGPHMTDGGPDARVLALSARAEEVLNAHPRTRGLTASLPRADTSPLRIALLGPYSAGKSMLIAALRRLPAAEVERLVDAAPKTQEATPYPWNGVTLVDLPGTLSGNDEHSAAARHGVRGADALMIVTTSELPGEAETEAILRALDADGFADRSVVVVNKMSAENSDREVILDEIRKRLGPFADRVPVIPTDARDYVDAANDPELTDEHRELLVAESGIDALTAELRRITAPGVEGVRPKAQVCELIRVLEDAEQRWELDGEELDAAQTAKNAEGSISRAKEGVLDALERESEIAASRIRTAGGRAADGVSEKNGVVPVDIATAVAGELIDARTDFDVKFSSSVRAAFDALVAEHGDGVPEPEAWVNDVDAPEAILAAPTESPYERAIREAAEKAAKVGAKRLHEWIKKVAGEPGEAAANVANWLNKTRAGQKVLDAGGKITNGVGKFKPWGKIKAGEKVAGAAGKVQWAMAVMGPLMDVKSIAQDQSKWMAINKRRQALRHHFTEVALSQRNDLTDAGEQHLSEWIADVEQSLSGLTHPGAEISAARETALEGIKSLRDEAEKLVGPTTG, from the coding sequence ATGTCGCGGAAGTGCGGGCGTGCCTGCAGGAACACCTCGTGGATGTCCTCACCGAGCGGATCGAGATCTGCTCGGATTCCATCAGCGGAGAAGGAGATGGGACCGCACATGACTGACGGAGGACCGGACGCTCGCGTACTCGCGCTGAGTGCACGGGCCGAGGAGGTCCTGAACGCTCACCCTCGCACGCGGGGCCTGACAGCGAGCCTGCCCCGTGCGGACACGAGCCCGCTGCGGATCGCACTTCTGGGTCCGTACAGCGCCGGGAAGTCGATGCTCATCGCGGCACTGCGTCGGCTCCCGGCGGCCGAGGTCGAAAGGCTCGTTGACGCGGCACCCAAGACGCAGGAGGCGACGCCGTATCCGTGGAACGGCGTGACGCTGGTCGACCTGCCCGGAACGCTGTCCGGCAACGACGAGCACTCCGCCGCGGCCCGGCATGGCGTGCGCGGCGCGGACGCGCTGATGATCGTGACAACGAGCGAGCTGCCGGGCGAGGCGGAGACCGAGGCGATTCTGCGGGCGCTCGATGCCGACGGGTTCGCTGACCGCAGCGTCGTCGTCGTCAACAAGATGAGCGCCGAGAACAGTGACCGCGAGGTCATCCTCGACGAGATCCGCAAACGGCTCGGCCCCTTCGCCGACCGTGTCCCGGTCATCCCGACCGACGCGCGCGACTACGTCGACGCGGCCAACGACCCCGAACTCACGGATGAGCACCGCGAGTTGCTCGTCGCGGAGAGCGGCATCGACGCCCTCACCGCCGAATTGCGGAGAATCACGGCACCTGGTGTGGAGGGTGTCCGGCCCAAGGCGCAGGTATGCGAACTCATCCGGGTTCTGGAGGACGCCGAACAGAGGTGGGAACTGGACGGCGAGGAACTCGACGCCGCGCAGACCGCGAAGAACGCCGAGGGGTCGATCTCCCGGGCGAAGGAGGGGGTGCTGGACGCCCTGGAGCGGGAGAGCGAGATCGCCGCCTCCAGGATCAGAACGGCGGGAGGCAGAGCCGCCGACGGCGTCTCCGAGAAGAACGGCGTCGTCCCCGTCGACATCGCCACTGCCGTCGCCGGGGAACTGATCGATGCCCGCACCGACTTCGACGTCAAGTTCTCCTCATCGGTGAGGGCGGCGTTCGATGCGCTGGTCGCCGAGCACGGGGATGGCGTGCCCGAGCCCGAGGCCTGGGTGAATGACGTCGACGCCCCCGAGGCGATACTCGCCGCGCCAACGGAGTCACCGTACGAACGGGCCATCAGGGAAGCCGCGGAGAAGGCCGCGAAGGTGGGCGCCAAGAGGCTGCACGAGTGGATCAAGAAGGTCGCCGGCGAGCCGGGCGAAGCGGCAGCCAACGTCGCGAACTGGCTCAACAAGACCCGAGCGGGCCAGAAAGTGCTCGACGCCGGCGGGAAGATCACCAACGGCGTCGGCAAGTTCAAGCCCTGGGGCAAGATCAAGGCGGGGGAGAAGGTCGCCGGCGCGGCCGGAAAGGTGCAGTGGGCGATGGCGGTCATGGGCCCGCTGATGGACGTGAAGAGCATCGCGCAGGACCAGAGCAAGTGGATGGCGATCAACAAGCGTCGCCAGGCGCTCCGGCATCATTTCACCGAGGTGGCGCTCAGCCAGCGGAACGATCTCACCGACGCCGGTGAGCAGCACCTCAGCGAGTGGATCGCGGACGTGGAACAGTCGCTCAGCGGTCTCACGCACCCGGGTGCGGAAATCAGCGCCGCGCGTGAGACAGCGTTGGAGGGAATCAAGAGCCTCCGCGACGAGGCCGAGAAGCTTGTCGGGCCGACCACGGGCTGA